A region from the Sulfurospirillum oryzae genome encodes:
- a CDS encoding AAA family ATPase — MKIKTLKLTNFRNYKYFDIDFDKKLNVIVAENGIGKTTILDAIAIGFGAMVTRMPKVSGKSFEEKDLRLENADSTKKAPYMRIQIDTYQNIVWDRTQSRDNAKGTKKNIPPAKELGLLYAYVDEIIYELNEQNNNIDVPLIIYYGTSRAVLRSPLRKRNFQKNFSRFEALNGALNADADFHRLFQWFDAMEDKERRLIKEKRDFDFVLPELTAVRNAITTMLPEFSNPHIETRPLRFMIDKNMNGQTLSYRIDQLSDGYKTVLAMVMDIAARMSEANPHLSNPLESEAIIMIDEVDLHLHPRWQQNILIDLQRTFPNVQFIVTTHSPQVLTTVEAKNIQAIVLENGEPKKEIFDFSYGAKSHELLKEILGVDERPQNLEIVQKLNRYLKMVDQNEYNSSDAKALRSELNNWGYGREKELLKADMDIRLKEYQKNR, encoded by the coding sequence ATGAAAATCAAAACCCTTAAACTTACGAACTTCAGGAATTACAAATATTTTGATATAGATTTTGACAAAAAACTTAATGTTATAGTTGCTGAAAATGGTATAGGTAAAACAACTATATTGGATGCGATAGCCATAGGATTTGGAGCGATGGTTACTCGTATGCCAAAAGTTTCTGGTAAAAGTTTTGAAGAAAAAGATTTGAGATTGGAAAATGCTGATAGTACAAAAAAAGCTCCTTATATGAGAATTCAAATAGATACTTACCAAAATATAGTATGGGATAGAACCCAATCAAGGGATAATGCAAAAGGAACAAAAAAGAATATTCCACCAGCTAAAGAACTAGGTCTTCTTTACGCTTATGTAGATGAAATAATTTATGAACTTAATGAGCAAAATAATAATATTGATGTTCCTCTAATTATTTATTATGGTACAAGTAGAGCAGTGCTTCGTTCGCCTCTTAGAAAAAGAAATTTTCAAAAGAATTTTTCGCGCTTTGAAGCATTAAATGGTGCTCTTAATGCTGATGCAGATTTTCATAGACTCTTTCAATGGTTTGACGCTATGGAGGATAAGGAGCGTAGGCTGATAAAAGAAAAAAGAGATTTTGATTTTGTTTTACCAGAACTTACTGCAGTGCGTAATGCTATAACAACAATGTTGCCAGAGTTTTCAAATCCTCATATCGAAACTCGTCCTTTAAGGTTCATGATAGATAAAAATATGAATGGACAAACGTTATCTTATCGAATAGACCAGCTTAGTGATGGTTATAAAACAGTCTTAGCTATGGTAATGGATATAGCGGCAAGAATGTCAGAAGCAAATCCTCATTTGAGTAATCCTCTTGAGAGCGAAGCAATTATTATGATCGATGAGGTTGACTTACACTTACATCCAAGGTGGCAACAAAATATTTTGATAGATTTACAAAGAACTTTTCCAAATGTACAATTTATAGTTACCACTCATAGTCCGCAAGTTCTGACTACTGTAGAAGCAAAAAATATACAAGCGATAGTATTAGAGAATGGGGAGCCTAAAAAAGAAATCTTTGATTTTTCTTATGGTGCAAAAAGTCATGAGCTTCTAAAAGAAATATTAGGAGTAGATGAACGACCCCAAAATCTAGAAATAGTACAAAAACTGAATAGATATTTAAAAATGGTAGATCAAAATGAATATAATAGTTCGGATGCAAAAGCTTTAAGGAGCGAATTAAATAATTGGGGATATGGTAGAGAAAAAGAGCTTCTTAAAGCAGATATGGATATTAGATTAAAAGAGTATCAAAAAAACAGATGA
- a CDS encoding DNA primase family protein produces MQYDNKISLSYTVKNNSKAIKFEVQELLFKDIPSLTKKHHYSNLIFNGGERKGVNFLSANLLTLDVDGGLAIDQAKVMLDGYRSLIVTTKSHQKTEKNGNPIEAQDRFRIFIDLEEPISDPIIYQQVIQGLINTFHADQACKDLARFYYCNPNQEVITIGGDKYWDISQYLKKEVGNSQPPLAPQKKAKGKGGKIKFEDTQIVKTSSYGELNVEKLFETLEDGSSETIHCCIHPENHAHNDATPSCVVSRNGEYLNFKCYVCEDTAYYHKKEKKIPFLFLPQKVVIQEGLTLLEDIMKEAINSLPMQYEKNEKKLVKVVVENILYNCALPICAYANTLHIYYHGKWHAIDNPEAEKYILVKGMVEKTLGFINPIATVIHQVLAELKTIYQSLNGYINRKDVYINMANGVVRISKEGSINLLPHDPSYGFKWQLPYNYNPEANCPQTLQFLQDVVEDENAIKVLQEFFGYIFLPHKFMNHEKCLWLYGSTGANGKSVLLSLVHQLIDETNISHMNLSELADPIKRTMLLGKVLNITNDATTKGIDAGTYKALISGETTTIRQLYKGAAELKAPPKFIIATNELPLMEQGAEAFVRRMILVPFNKQIPEAQRDIHLSSKLTSEVEGFFNFALVGLQRLIENQQFTKSNLIASATSDYLCELDVLSDFLQDHPIEALHGKNVPYLDQSEIFTKIGEWCKQNHRKNPYNTPRQLRDKLISQKDHSFDLYKNNKIYGIKGRWQLTKVEVKVPSDVSDYE; encoded by the coding sequence ATGCAATATGATAACAAAATATCACTGTCATATACAGTGAAAAATAATAGCAAAGCAATTAAGTTTGAAGTTCAAGAGCTGTTATTTAAGGATATTCCTTCTTTGACAAAAAAACATCATTACTCAAATTTGATTTTTAACGGTGGTGAACGAAAAGGAGTCAATTTCTTATCAGCAAATTTGCTCACATTAGATGTTGATGGAGGGTTGGCAATTGATCAAGCCAAAGTAATGCTTGATGGTTATAGAAGTCTCATTGTGACAACAAAGAGCCACCAAAAAACAGAAAAAAATGGTAACCCCATTGAAGCACAAGACCGATTTCGCATTTTTATTGACCTAGAAGAGCCAATCAGTGATCCAATCATCTATCAACAGGTCATTCAAGGATTGATTAATACCTTTCATGCAGACCAAGCCTGCAAGGATCTTGCTCGATTCTACTACTGTAACCCTAATCAAGAGGTAATTACAATAGGTGGCGATAAGTATTGGGATATTTCCCAATACTTAAAAAAAGAGGTTGGAAATAGCCAGCCTCCTTTAGCTCCACAAAAAAAAGCTAAAGGCAAGGGAGGAAAAATAAAATTTGAAGATACTCAAATTGTAAAAACGAGTTCGTACGGTGAATTGAATGTCGAGAAGTTATTTGAAACACTCGAAGATGGTTCAAGTGAAACCATTCATTGTTGTATTCATCCAGAAAATCATGCCCACAATGACGCTACACCATCATGTGTTGTGAGCCGTAATGGAGAATATTTAAACTTCAAGTGCTATGTCTGCGAAGATACTGCCTACTATCATAAGAAAGAAAAGAAAATTCCTTTTCTATTTCTTCCTCAGAAAGTTGTTATTCAAGAGGGATTAACTCTTCTTGAAGACATAATGAAAGAAGCTATCAATTCGCTTCCAATGCAATATGAAAAAAATGAAAAAAAGCTTGTAAAGGTTGTTGTAGAAAATATCTTGTATAACTGCGCACTTCCTATATGCGCTTATGCAAACACATTACATATTTACTACCATGGAAAATGGCATGCCATTGATAATCCAGAGGCAGAAAAATATATACTCGTTAAAGGAATGGTAGAGAAAACGCTTGGGTTCATAAATCCTATAGCAACAGTTATTCATCAAGTTCTGGCAGAATTAAAAACTATATATCAATCTTTAAATGGCTACATTAATAGAAAAGATGTTTATATCAACATGGCAAATGGCGTTGTACGTATTTCCAAAGAAGGAAGCATAAACCTACTCCCTCATGACCCATCTTATGGGTTTAAATGGCAACTGCCCTATAACTACAACCCTGAGGCAAACTGCCCACAGACTTTGCAATTCTTACAAGATGTTGTTGAAGATGAAAATGCAATAAAAGTCCTACAAGAATTTTTTGGGTACATTTTTTTACCACACAAATTCATGAACCACGAAAAGTGTCTGTGGTTGTATGGATCAACAGGGGCTAACGGGAAATCAGTGCTATTATCACTCGTACACCAGCTCATAGACGAGACCAATATCTCGCATATGAACCTATCGGAACTAGCAGATCCAATAAAACGGACAATGCTACTCGGTAAGGTGTTGAATATAACGAATGATGCCACTACAAAAGGCATAGATGCAGGAACCTATAAGGCTCTAATTTCTGGAGAAACTACGACCATTCGTCAATTGTACAAAGGAGCTGCAGAATTAAAAGCACCTCCTAAGTTCATTATTGCAACGAATGAGTTGCCCTTAATGGAGCAAGGAGCAGAAGCGTTTGTAAGAAGAATGATACTCGTCCCCTTCAACAAGCAGATACCTGAGGCACAAAGAGATATCCATCTCTCATCAAAGCTTACAAGCGAAGTGGAAGGTTTCTTTAACTTCGCTCTTGTTGGACTTCAAAGATTGATTGAAAACCAACAATTCACAAAATCAAACCTTATCGCATCAGCAACATCTGATTATCTATGTGAGCTTGATGTTTTAAGCGATTTTTTACAGGATCACCCTATTGAAGCATTGCATGGTAAAAATGTACCGTATCTAGATCAAAGTGAAATCTTCACAAAAATAGGAGAATGGTGTAAGCAAAACCATAGAAAAAATCCGTACAACACCCCAAGACAACTAAGGGATAAACTTATTTCTCAAAAAGATCATAGCTTTGATCTGTACAAAAACAACAAGATTTATGGTATCAAAGGTAGATGGCAATTAACAAAAGTGGAAGTAAAAGTTCCATCAGATGTAAGTGACTATGAATAA
- a CDS encoding helix-turn-helix transcriptional regulator: MTKHSLLDEETINLYKTIGKNVKFFRMQKGLTQLELSLAMGYKSVSLVSAAELYTNNKHFNIEHLQKISKILNVPIAAFFEENTK, encoded by the coding sequence ATGACTAAGCACTCCCTTCTTGATGAAGAGACTATTAACCTTTATAAGACGATTGGGAAAAATGTGAAGTTCTTTAGAATGCAAAAAGGATTAACGCAGTTAGAGTTATCACTTGCAATGGGTTACAAGTCTGTTAGCTTAGTATCTGCCGCTGAACTTTACACCAACAATAAGCACTTCAATATAGAACACTTACAGAAAATCAGTAAAATTCTCAATGTGCCTATTGCAGCTTTCTTTGAAGAAAACACTAAATAG
- a CDS encoding DEAD/DEAH box helicase: protein MSIKDIIESKNPFQDLSELLDLLHKEGPAQSSILESISYYKRFHPEIFLEFEEKIIFALGLFYKIKEPKDIYSFLLSGIGEQYKKDYGAYLTPVQASIRRALDDYNVISISAPTSAGKSYSIRDFIAAQDGDAVVIVPSRALIAEYVNTMKRKFKGDKRVMISSFVDNIFTSRELRRIFILTPERARDIFSSSLKLNIQVFFFDEAQVSEEKERGIIFDVLIRRIKKHFKEAKLIFAHPFVENPNAQISKHAFQKESSYARSYPYGSVGKLCLYEHSNGKDYFFSPFHENGHMQKNCIEFQGKFEDFAFNGDHTVLVFVSKASIYNGTYLENFEKYINTFPEIINEHAVEIINTIAHLLGADENGHNSKLVSLLQRGVVIHHGSVPLEVRFLVEDFIRNGYAKICFATSTLAQGVNMPFDIVWLESNRLIGENEQDRSLAFKNLIGRAGRSSMENKFDYGYVFTKRPKIFMERINDDFVLDEKSVIDTPIDDLNSDSKELIEAIRSETFDDEKHIPISTVERLSSPNVLNHAKIILDILYREGHTIKENTTGVWNQQYKEQIQKSFRIIFEASINRQLYDGENAVFRKAISIFLQMIQGRSFREIVGIIYSNLSKRDEKHKGMAGFSQPAESLPKSTLKKEYSLFKDIPAKNVSYDAVIFDTYDYFDKVISFSLSDVFMATFKIYQEDTQDERAKKMIELLRFGTNNTAHMLLMRYGIPPENVTEISPYIQSINEENIIFKKEVEQAPAYIRHLVDWYLP from the coding sequence TTGAGCATTAAAGATATTATAGAAAGTAAAAACCCTTTTCAAGATCTTTCTGAATTACTTGATTTGTTGCATAAAGAGGGACCTGCACAATCTTCAATACTAGAAAGTATCAGTTATTATAAAAGATTTCATCCAGAGATCTTTTTAGAATTTGAAGAAAAAATAATTTTTGCACTAGGGTTATTTTATAAAATAAAAGAACCAAAGGATATTTATTCTTTTTTGCTTTCTGGAATTGGTGAGCAATATAAAAAAGATTATGGTGCCTATTTGACACCAGTTCAGGCAAGCATTAGACGAGCACTTGATGATTATAATGTTATTTCTATCTCAGCACCAACAAGTGCTGGGAAATCTTATTCAATTCGTGATTTTATTGCAGCGCAAGATGGTGATGCAGTTGTAATTGTTCCATCAAGAGCATTAATTGCAGAATATGTAAATACCATGAAACGAAAATTTAAAGGTGACAAAAGAGTTATGATATCTTCTTTTGTCGATAATATTTTTACAAGTAGAGAATTGCGTAGAATATTTATTCTTACCCCTGAAAGAGCGAGAGATATTTTTTCTTCTAGTTTGAAATTAAATATTCAAGTATTTTTCTTTGATGAAGCACAAGTTTCTGAAGAAAAAGAACGAGGTATCATCTTTGATGTACTTATTAGAAGAATCAAAAAGCATTTTAAAGAGGCTAAACTTATATTTGCACATCCCTTTGTAGAAAATCCTAATGCTCAAATTAGTAAGCATGCTTTTCAAAAAGAAAGTAGCTATGCACGATCATATCCATATGGCTCTGTAGGGAAATTATGTTTATATGAGCATAGTAATGGTAAAGATTATTTCTTTTCTCCATTTCATGAAAATGGGCACATGCAAAAAAATTGTATTGAATTCCAAGGGAAATTTGAAGATTTTGCATTTAATGGAGATCATACAGTTTTAGTTTTTGTTTCCAAAGCCTCAATATATAATGGAACGTATCTCGAAAATTTTGAAAAATATATCAATACTTTCCCTGAAATTATAAATGAGCATGCTGTAGAAATAATTAATACCATAGCACATTTATTAGGAGCTGATGAAAATGGTCATAATTCGAAACTAGTTTCACTTTTACAAAGAGGAGTTGTGATTCATCATGGTTCAGTACCTCTTGAAGTGAGATTTCTTGTTGAAGATTTTATTAGAAATGGATATGCAAAAATTTGTTTTGCAACAAGCACCTTAGCTCAAGGTGTAAATATGCCATTTGATATTGTGTGGCTAGAATCCAATCGTCTTATCGGTGAAAATGAGCAGGATAGATCACTTGCATTTAAGAATTTGATAGGCAGAGCAGGGCGATCATCTATGGAAAACAAGTTTGATTATGGCTATGTTTTTACAAAACGTCCTAAAATTTTTATGGAACGTATAAATGATGATTTTGTATTAGATGAAAAATCAGTTATTGACACTCCAATTGATGATTTGAATTCAGATTCTAAGGAATTAATAGAAGCCATACGTTCTGAAACTTTTGATGATGAGAAGCATATTCCAATCTCAACAGTGGAAAGATTATCCAGTCCAAATGTCCTAAATCATGCGAAAATTATTTTAGATATCCTTTATAGAGAAGGTCATACCATTAAAGAAAATACTACTGGTGTTTGGAATCAACAATATAAAGAACAAATACAAAAATCCTTTCGTATTATATTTGAAGCTTCAATAAATCGACAATTATATGATGGAGAAAATGCAGTATTTCGTAAGGCAATTTCAATATTTTTACAAATGATCCAAGGTCGATCATTCCGTGAAATTGTGGGCATTATATATAGTAATCTTTCAAAACGTGATGAAAAACATAAGGGAATGGCTGGATTTTCGCAACCTGCAGAATCTTTACCTAAAAGTACTCTTAAAAAAGAGTATTCGTTATTTAAAGATATTCCAGCAAAAAATGTAAGTTATGATGCTGTTATCTTTGATACCTATGATTATTTTGATAAAGTGATATCTTTCTCGTTATCTGATGTTTTTATGGCTACATTTAAGATTTATCAAGAAGATACGCAAGATGAGCGAGCAAAAAAAATGATTGAGCTCTTACGATTTGGCACGAATAATACAGCGCATATGCTTCTAATGAGATACGGAATTCCTCCTGAAAATGTTACTGAAATCAGTCCATATATTCAGTCTATCAATGAAGAAAATATAATATTCAAAAAAGAAGTTGAGCAAGCACCTGCCTATATTCGACATTTAGTTGATTGGTATTTACCATGA
- a CDS encoding M48 family metallopeptidase codes for MQLPENYILIRKEVKHARLRVSEDGKVRIIAPPSFSEDDISSLLSKKAKWIAKNVKYFESMSKIELQRNQLLLFGNRYNYFYDTSFSQKVIINAEHKTITSKRDLTDPQVQEKWYRNESKKYLTKRIEQLSTKLNFPYNKLYIRDERNKWGNCSAEKNISLNWKLIKAPEYVIDYIIIHELLHTVVMNHTNKFWTLLKSYYPDYKESIKWLEKYSNSL; via the coding sequence ATGCAATTACCAGAGAATTACATATTAATCCGAAAAGAAGTAAAACATGCCCGACTTCGAGTAAGCGAAGATGGAAAGGTGCGTATTATTGCCCCACCTTCGTTTTCCGAAGACGATATTTCTTCATTACTTAGCAAAAAAGCAAAATGGATTGCTAAGAATGTAAAATATTTTGAATCAATGTCAAAAATTGAATTGCAAAGAAATCAGCTTTTGCTTTTTGGTAATAGATACAATTATTTTTATGACACCAGTTTTTCGCAAAAAGTAATCATTAATGCCGAACATAAGACGATAACTTCCAAAAGAGATTTAACTGACCCGCAAGTTCAAGAAAAATGGTATCGTAATGAGTCAAAAAAATATTTAACAAAACGGATAGAACAATTATCAACAAAACTGAACTTTCCCTATAACAAACTATACATCAGAGACGAGAGAAATAAATGGGGAAACTGTTCTGCTGAAAAAAATATTTCTTTGAACTGGAAGCTTATTAAGGCGCCTGAATATGTGATTGATTATATTATTATTCACGAATTACTACATACGGTTGTGATGAATCATACGAATAAATTTTGGACTTTGTTAAAATCCTATTATCCAGACTATAAAGAATCAATTAAATGGTTAGAGAAATATAGCAACAGTTTATAA
- a CDS encoding tyrosine-type recombinase/integrase → MKVKQPKAAQALAPSKPVLTVPQGFNEHEDLLKSVRVYSKGGKICLDYRLVDEYRKNGQDRIRFSLKLDDTPLNLQRTERDKYALALEHFLLNNEVNDDNYTIDDIALKALNEDRHNRAEDTHNDYIQIYTKYIKPYFGNKHLVDIKVTDLKAWKNNLIESHQLSKSRFNKYYRTFNFIWNYALVNEMIDKNPLALVDKKSKQFSKSKSDSSQKYYSKEEVQRILENATGWFKAFLTLSFNTGLRTGEALALQWGDIDFENNTITIQRSQRHGKLKSTKTNIVNTVYMPAPVKEALELHKQTAKSDLWVFPNENTLQPYFESRPIVKTYLKPLLERLNITYKTLYATRHSFASSVVENNMPITLAQKYLGHTKLSTTMDYYVKNGLMDVANIDKGIDRLFA, encoded by the coding sequence ATGAAAGTTAAACAACCAAAAGCAGCGCAAGCCCTTGCTCCTTCAAAGCCTGTTCTTACTGTACCACAAGGCTTTAATGAGCATGAAGACTTGTTAAAAAGTGTTCGAGTATATAGTAAAGGTGGCAAGATTTGCTTGGATTATCGGCTTGTCGATGAGTACCGAAAAAATGGTCAAGATCGTATTCGTTTTAGCCTAAAGCTTGATGATACGCCCTTAAACCTACAACGCACTGAGCGAGACAAATATGCCCTTGCATTGGAGCATTTTCTCTTAAATAATGAAGTGAATGATGATAACTATACCATTGATGATATTGCTTTAAAAGCATTGAATGAGGATAGACACAATCGTGCAGAAGATACGCACAACGATTATATTCAAATCTATACAAAGTACATTAAACCTTACTTTGGAAATAAGCACTTGGTGGATATTAAAGTAACGGACTTGAAGGCTTGGAAGAACAACTTAATTGAATCCCATCAGTTAAGTAAGTCACGCTTTAACAAATACTATCGAACCTTTAACTTCATTTGGAACTATGCTCTTGTCAATGAGATGATCGATAAAAACCCTTTAGCTCTCGTGGATAAGAAGTCTAAGCAGTTCAGCAAGAGCAAAAGCGATTCTTCGCAGAAATATTACAGTAAAGAGGAGGTGCAACGTATTCTCGAAAATGCTACTGGGTGGTTCAAAGCGTTTCTCACTTTGTCATTCAATACAGGGCTTAGAACGGGTGAAGCTTTGGCTTTACAATGGGGTGATATTGACTTTGAGAACAATACGATCACCATACAACGCAGTCAAAGACATGGCAAGTTAAAATCAACTAAGACGAACATTGTCAATACCGTTTATATGCCTGCTCCTGTTAAAGAAGCGTTAGAACTTCACAAGCAAACTGCAAAAAGCGACTTGTGGGTCTTTCCTAATGAAAATACGCTGCAACCCTACTTCGAGTCACGTCCAATCGTGAAAACGTATTTAAAGCCCCTTTTAGAGCGTTTAAACATTACTTACAAAACCCTCTATGCCACTCGTCACAGCTTTGCAAGTTCTGTTGTTGAGAATAATATGCCTATCACTCTTGCTCAGAAGTATTTAGGACATACGAAGCTTTCTACTACGATGGATTATTACGTTAAAAATGGCTTGATGGATGTTGCTAATATTGACAAGGGAATTGATAGATTGTTTGCGTAG
- a CDS encoding retron system putative HNH endonuclease, with the protein MKRIKKSTIPIELKKYIDLDCDLTKDWEDDFKNDCQDGYKIVIEQIKKDQGNICCYCELSFSDNVTIRPDFRVEHFHPKSDDPNEGKNWNLEWTNLLGCCHGGSEHRTISGEDRFIQNVRHRHSDILKNNFIWDEEILNPLEIPAYPPIFEVSNEGVMSVAASITGDIKRKAENSLKEDRLNLNSPKLVKWREQVINILRLQLDALYQVNNDMAESVSILVDVQLSKDETGNYFSFFSTIRSFFGVDAEAYLQRTNYDG; encoded by the coding sequence ATGAAAAGAATAAAAAAATCGACAATACCAATAGAATTAAAAAAATATATTGATCTTGATTGTGATTTAACAAAAGATTGGGAAGATGACTTTAAGAATGATTGCCAGGATGGATATAAAATAGTTATAGAACAAATTAAAAAAGATCAAGGCAATATTTGTTGCTACTGTGAACTATCATTTAGTGATAATGTCACTATTCGTCCTGATTTTAGAGTAGAACATTTTCATCCTAAAAGTGATGACCCTAATGAAGGAAAAAACTGGAATTTGGAGTGGACAAACCTTTTGGGTTGTTGCCATGGTGGTAGTGAACATAGAACAATCTCAGGAGAAGATAGATTTATTCAAAACGTTAGACATAGACACAGTGATATATTAAAGAATAATTTTATTTGGGATGAGGAAATTCTTAATCCTTTGGAAATACCTGCTTATCCTCCGATATTCGAAGTCTCTAATGAGGGTGTCATGTCGGTAGCTGCTTCAATTACAGGGGATATAAAAAGAAAAGCAGAAAATTCACTAAAGGAAGATAGATTAAACCTTAATTCTCCAAAACTCGTAAAATGGAGAGAACAAGTAATAAATATTTTGCGATTGCAGCTAGATGCATTATATCAAGTTAACAATGATATGGCAGAGTCTGTAAGTATCTTAGTCGATGTACAACTCTCAAAAGATGAGACAGGTAATTATTTCAGCTTTTTTAGCACTATTCGAAGTTTTTTCGGCGTTGACGCAGAAGCTTATTTACAACGTACTAATTATGATGGATGA